One window of Ralstonia pickettii DTP0602 genomic DNA carries:
- a CDS encoding 4-hydroxybutyrate dehydrogenase (K00043: E1.1.1.61; 4-hydroxybutyrate dehydrogenase [EC:1.1.1.61]), producing MAFIYYLTHIHLDFGAVNLLKSECERIGIRRPLLVTDKGVVAAGVAQRAIDAMQGLDVAVFDETPSNPTEAMVRKAAAQYRESGCDGLVAVGGGSSIDLAKGIAILATHPGELTTYATIEGGSAKITDQAAPLIAVPTTSGTGSEVARGAIIILDDGRKLGFHSWHLLPKSAVCDPELTLGLPAGLTAATGMDAIAHCVETFLAPAFNPPADGIALDGLERAWAHIERATRDGQDREARLNMMSASMQGAMAFQKGLGCVHSLSHPLGGLKIDGRTGLHHGTLNAVVMPAVLRFNADALTVVRDHRYARLRRAMHLAEDADLAQAVHDMTARLGLPTGLRQMGVTEDMFDKVIAGALVDHCHKTNPKEASAEDYRRMLEQSM from the coding sequence ATGGCGTTTATCTACTATCTGACCCACATCCACCTGGATTTCGGCGCGGTAAACCTGCTCAAGTCCGAATGCGAGCGCATCGGCATCCGCCGCCCGCTGCTGGTGACCGACAAGGGCGTGGTCGCCGCCGGCGTGGCCCAGCGCGCCATCGATGCGATGCAGGGCCTTGACGTCGCTGTGTTCGACGAAACCCCGTCGAACCCGACCGAGGCCATGGTGCGCAAGGCCGCGGCGCAGTATCGGGAATCCGGCTGCGACGGGCTGGTGGCGGTGGGCGGCGGATCGTCGATCGACCTGGCCAAGGGCATCGCCATCCTGGCCACGCATCCGGGCGAGCTGACCACCTACGCCACCATCGAAGGCGGCAGCGCCAAGATCACCGACCAGGCCGCGCCACTGATCGCCGTGCCCACCACCTCCGGCACCGGCAGCGAAGTGGCGCGCGGCGCCATCATCATCCTCGACGACGGCCGCAAGCTGGGCTTCCATTCCTGGCACCTGCTGCCCAAGTCCGCCGTCTGCGACCCCGAACTGACGCTGGGGCTGCCCGCGGGCCTGACCGCCGCCACCGGCATGGACGCGATCGCGCATTGCGTCGAGACCTTCCTCGCGCCCGCCTTCAACCCGCCCGCCGACGGTATCGCGCTGGATGGCCTGGAGCGCGCCTGGGCCCATATCGAGCGCGCCACCCGCGACGGCCAGGACCGCGAGGCGCGGCTGAACATGATGAGCGCGTCGATGCAGGGCGCGATGGCGTTCCAGAAGGGGCTGGGCTGCGTGCATTCGCTGTCGCACCCGCTCGGTGGGCTGAAGATCGACGGCCGCACCGGCCTGCATCACGGCACGCTCAATGCGGTGGTGATGCCCGCGGTGCTGCGCTTCAACGCCGACGCGCTCACTGTGGTGCGCGACCACCGCTATGCGCGCCTGCGCCGCGCCATGCACCTGGCCGAGGATGCCGATCTCGCGCAGGCCGTGCACGACATGACCGCGCGCCTGGGTCTGCCGACCGGGCTGCGCCAGATGGGCGTCACCGAAGACATGTTCGACAAGGTGATTGCGGGCGCGCTGGTCGACCACTGCCACAAGACCAATCCGAAAGAGGCCAGCGCCGAGGATTATCGGCGTATGCTTGAGCAATCCATGTAG
- a CDS encoding alpha/beta hydrolase (K01066: E3.1.1.-; esterase / lipase [EC:3.1.1.-]) — MSAVPSSVPATPGMPSSPLDPQIAALLELIARARRPPIHAMDPEDAKIAYEKSAPILDINPPAVHAVEDLHVCARDGHGIPVRLYAPREASWAEPLPLLVYFHGGGFTVGSVNSHDALCRLLCGQADCMVLSVDYRLGPQWRFPTAANDAFDVLHWVFEEAARLGADPARIALGGDSAGGTLAAACAVEARNTGLAPVLQLLIYPGTCARQDTPSHRALAEGYLLTAEMIRWFFAQYLDQDASRDDWRFAPLDGGGSGADVGGVCPAWIAVAGYDPLHDEGVAYADKLLGAGVAATLADYPGMIHDFFKLGRFVPAVAQAHADAVAALRAAFGHP, encoded by the coding sequence ATGTCCGCCGTCCCGTCCTCCGTCCCTGCCACGCCCGGCATGCCATCCAGCCCGCTCGACCCGCAGATCGCGGCGCTGCTGGAGCTGATCGCGCGCGCCAGGCGGCCGCCGATCCATGCGATGGACCCGGAAGACGCCAAGATCGCTTACGAGAAGAGCGCGCCGATCCTCGACATCAACCCGCCGGCGGTGCACGCGGTGGAAGACCTGCACGTGTGCGCGCGCGACGGCCATGGCATCCCGGTACGGCTGTACGCGCCGCGTGAGGCGAGCTGGGCCGAGCCGCTGCCGCTGCTCGTGTATTTCCACGGCGGCGGCTTCACGGTGGGCAGCGTCAATTCGCACGATGCGCTGTGCCGGCTGCTGTGCGGCCAGGCCGATTGCATGGTGCTGTCGGTGGACTACCGGCTCGGGCCGCAATGGCGCTTCCCGACCGCGGCCAACGATGCCTTCGACGTGCTGCACTGGGTCTTCGAGGAAGCCGCACGGCTGGGCGCCGACCCGGCACGCATCGCGCTTGGCGGCGACAGCGCCGGCGGCACGCTGGCCGCGGCCTGCGCGGTCGAGGCACGCAATACCGGCCTGGCGCCGGTGCTGCAGCTGTTGATCTATCCCGGTACCTGCGCGCGCCAGGACACGCCGTCACACCGCGCACTGGCCGAGGGCTACCTGCTGACGGCGGAGATGATCCGCTGGTTCTTTGCCCAATACCTGGACCAGGACGCCAGCCGCGACGACTGGCGCTTCGCGCCGCTGGACGGCGGTGGCAGCGGCGCGGACGTGGGCGGCGTGTGCCCGGCCTGGATCGCCGTGGCCGGCTACGACCCGCTGCATGACGAGGGCGTCGCCTACGCCGACAAGCTGCTCGGAGCGGGCGTGGCCGCCACGCTGGCGGATTACCCCGGCATGATCCACGATTTCTTCAAGCTGGGCCGGTTCGTGCCGGCGGTGGCGCAGGCGCATGCCGACGCCGTCGCCGCGCTGCGCGCCGCGTTCGGCCACCCTTAA
- a CDS encoding MFS transporter (K07107: ybgC; acyl-CoA thioester hydrolase [EC:3.1.2.-]) yields the protein MAKEEFRHSMPLRVRWAEVDPQSIVFNAHYLTYCDICVTEYWRALGIRYPEDVLHAHGVDIFVVKSTLEYHASARFDDVLDIRGRMARLGRSSMLFRVEMYRGNEHLITGEIVYVCADPATQKSAAIPGQVREIIEGYEVVRPAV from the coding sequence ATGGCCAAAGAGGAATTCCGCCACAGCATGCCGCTGCGCGTGCGCTGGGCCGAAGTCGATCCGCAGTCGATCGTCTTCAACGCGCACTACCTGACCTATTGCGATATCTGCGTGACCGAGTACTGGCGCGCGCTGGGGATCCGCTATCCCGAAGACGTGCTGCACGCACATGGCGTGGATATCTTCGTGGTCAAGTCCACGCTGGAATACCACGCTTCGGCGCGCTTTGACGATGTGCTGGATATCCGCGGGCGCATGGCTCGGCTGGGGCGGTCCAGCATGTTGTTCCGGGTGGAGATGTATCGCGGTAACGAGCACCTGATTACCGGGGAGATCGTCTATGTGTGTGCGGATCCGGCTACACAGAAGTCGGCCGCGATCCCGGGGCAGGTAAGGGAGATTATTGAAGGGTATGAGGTGGTGAGGCCGGCGGTGTGA
- a CDS encoding calcium-binding EF-hand, giving the protein MLVSTERLPRIGVSQCSQRIFAAEAFFARRQCRITNHEETAMTVRKLHAVGLTVMMALAFTGASAQQKPESTAQPGAESTQIPPAPSTTAEVKARIAERFKTADTNHDGKLSREEAQAGAPVVYKHFDKIDVKKSGYVTERQVGAYWTSKSKAQQQKEDPIWN; this is encoded by the coding sequence ATGTTGGTAAGTACTGAGCGCTTGCCTAGAATCGGTGTGAGCCAGTGCTCACAGAGGATCTTCGCTGCCGAAGCATTCTTTGCAAGAAGGCAATGTCGAATCACAAATCATGAGGAGACGGCAATGACCGTGCGTAAGCTGCATGCAGTCGGCTTGACAGTGATGATGGCGCTCGCTTTTACAGGGGCGAGCGCCCAGCAGAAACCGGAATCAACAGCCCAACCAGGCGCAGAATCCACCCAGATTCCGCCAGCGCCATCGACTACCGCCGAAGTCAAGGCCAGAATCGCCGAGCGTTTCAAGACTGCCGATACCAACCACGACGGGAAGCTAAGCCGCGAAGAAGCCCAGGCAGGCGCGCCGGTAGTTTACAAGCACTTTGACAAGATCGATGTCAAGAAGTCGGGTTACGTCACCGAACGTCAAGTCGGTGCGTACTGGACATCGAAGTCCAAGGCACAGCAACAGAAAGAGGATCCCATCTGGAACTGA
- a CDS encoding hypothetical protein (K01795: E5.1.3.- [EC:5.1.3.-]) produces the protein MNVLITGGAGFLGLQLARLLLQRGTLNLDGQPVAIDQLTLLDVVAPQGLDDARVRVVTGDLSDPAVLRQAIDKDTGAVFHLAAVVSGQAEADFDLGMRVNLDASRALLETCRELGHQPRVLFTSSVAVYGGELPPVVQDDTALNPQSSYGVQKAIGELLLSDYSRRGFVDGRVLRLPTISVRPGKPNAAASSFASGIIREPLSGVAANCPVAPETPLWLLSPRAAVAALVNGIELAGERLGNRRVVNLPGLSVTAAGMVDALRRVAGDAVADRVTWEREERVEKIVGTWPAAWNAERAQSLGFQSDASFDEVIRAYMEDAGLSK, from the coding sequence ATGAACGTACTGATTACCGGCGGCGCCGGCTTCCTTGGCCTGCAACTCGCCCGGCTGCTGCTGCAACGCGGCACCCTGAACCTGGACGGCCAGCCCGTCGCCATCGACCAACTGACGCTGCTCGACGTGGTGGCGCCGCAAGGTCTGGACGATGCGCGCGTGCGCGTGGTGACGGGCGACCTGTCCGACCCGGCCGTGCTGCGCCAGGCCATCGACAAGGACACCGGCGCCGTGTTTCACCTGGCGGCCGTGGTCAGCGGCCAGGCCGAGGCCGACTTCGACCTGGGCATGCGCGTCAACCTGGACGCCTCGCGCGCGCTGCTCGAAACCTGCCGCGAACTGGGCCACCAGCCACGCGTGCTGTTCACCAGCTCGGTCGCGGTTTACGGCGGCGAATTGCCGCCGGTGGTGCAGGACGACACCGCGCTGAACCCGCAATCGTCGTACGGCGTGCAGAAGGCCATCGGCGAGTTGCTGCTGTCGGACTACAGCCGCCGCGGCTTTGTCGACGGGCGCGTGCTGCGCCTGCCGACCATCAGCGTGCGTCCGGGTAAGCCCAATGCGGCAGCCTCGTCGTTCGCCAGCGGCATCATCCGTGAGCCGCTGTCAGGCGTCGCTGCCAACTGCCCGGTGGCACCGGAAACGCCGCTGTGGCTGCTGTCGCCGCGTGCGGCAGTGGCGGCGCTGGTCAATGGCATCGAGCTGGCTGGCGAGCGGCTGGGTAATCGCCGCGTGGTCAACCTGCCGGGGTTGTCGGTCACGGCGGCTGGCATGGTCGATGCGCTACGCCGCGTGGCAGGCGATGCGGTGGCGGATCGCGTCACGTGGGAGCGTGAGGAACGTGTCGAGAAGATCGTCGGCACGTGGCCGGCGGCGTGGAATGCGGAGCGTGCGCAGTCGCTGGGGTTCCAGAGCGATGCGAGCTTCGATGAGGTGATTCGGGCCTATATGGAGGATGCCGGGCTGAGCAAGTAA
- a CDS encoding hydroxypyruvate isomerase (K01816: E5.3.1.22, gip; hydroxypyruvate isomerase [EC:5.3.1.22]): protein MPRFAANLSMMYNEHAFLDRFAAAAADGFRAVEYLFPYEHAATELRARLDANGLTQALFNAPPGDWAAGERGLAALPGREAEFRDAVGRALEYAGVIGNDRVHVMAGLVPAAADRARHRAAYLENVAFAAKAAAAQGVTIVLEPINTRDMPGYFLNRQDDAQAICKEIGAANLKVQFDCYHCQIVEGDIAMKLKRDMPGIGHIQIAGVPDRHEPDLGELNYPYLFEVIDGLGYDGWIGCEYRPRAGTSEGLGWLKPYLGR, encoded by the coding sequence ATGCCGCGCTTCGCCGCAAACCTCTCGATGATGTACAACGAGCACGCTTTCCTGGACCGCTTCGCCGCAGCCGCGGCGGACGGCTTCCGGGCGGTGGAGTACCTGTTCCCGTACGAGCACGCCGCCACCGAGCTGCGCGCGCGCCTGGACGCGAACGGTCTCACGCAGGCGCTGTTCAACGCCCCGCCGGGCGACTGGGCAGCCGGTGAGCGCGGCCTGGCCGCGCTGCCGGGTCGCGAGGCGGAGTTCCGCGACGCCGTCGGCCGCGCGCTGGAATACGCCGGCGTGATCGGCAATGACCGCGTGCATGTGATGGCGGGACTGGTGCCGGCCGCTGCCGACCGCGCCCGCCACCGCGCCGCCTACCTCGAGAACGTCGCCTTTGCCGCCAAGGCCGCCGCGGCGCAGGGCGTCACCATCGTGCTCGAACCGATCAACACGCGCGACATGCCGGGCTACTTCCTGAACCGCCAGGACGACGCGCAGGCGATCTGCAAGGAGATCGGCGCGGCCAACCTGAAGGTGCAGTTCGACTGCTACCACTGCCAGATCGTCGAGGGCGATATCGCGATGAAACTGAAGCGCGACATGCCCGGCATCGGCCATATCCAGATCGCCGGCGTGCCCGACCGCCATGAACCGGACCTGGGCGAGCTGAACTACCCCTACCTGTTCGAGGTCATCGACGGGCTCGGCTATGACGGCTGGATCGGCTGCGAATATCGCCCCCGCGCCGGCACTTCCGAGGGCCTGGGCTGGCTCAAGCCTTACCTCGGCCGCTGA
- a CDS encoding MFS transporter: MNPNQPAASVPAYDSLGGNARLDTEAQIEKRAYSKVFWRVMPFLMLCYVVAYLDRVNVGFAKLQMGQDLAFSETVFGLGAGLFFIGYFLFEVPSNLLMHRIGARIWIARIMITWGIISALFLFVKTPTQFYVMRFLLGLAEAGFYPGVILYLTYWFPANRRGKMIALFMSGIPIAGMFGNPLSGWIMDAFNGVHDMRGWQWMFLIEALPAFVIGVVTIFVLRDGIDKAPWLDADEKRVLKRNIEEDQRNAHNAATAAGKAHGHSLGAVFSDRRVWWMCLIYFCFVTGQYALTFWMPTLVKASGVTGNLNIGLLSAIPFICAVVVMNILGHSADARRERRWHLIVPALMGALGFAIAASFTNNTTVAIAALSLAAAGVLTCAPLFWSLPTSFLSGIAAASGIAVVNSVGNLAGFVSPYMVGALKDMTHSTQLPMYVLSAILVVGAVLVWLTPAKLVNR; the protein is encoded by the coding sequence GTGAATCCAAACCAACCGGCGGCCAGCGTGCCTGCCTATGACAGCCTGGGCGGCAACGCCCGGCTGGACACCGAAGCCCAGATCGAAAAGCGCGCCTACAGCAAGGTGTTCTGGCGCGTCATGCCGTTCCTGATGCTGTGCTACGTGGTCGCCTACCTCGACCGCGTCAACGTCGGCTTCGCCAAGCTGCAGATGGGGCAGGACCTGGCCTTCTCCGAAACCGTGTTCGGCCTCGGCGCCGGCCTGTTCTTTATCGGCTACTTCCTGTTCGAGGTGCCCAGCAATCTGCTGATGCACCGCATCGGCGCGCGCATCTGGATCGCGCGCATCATGATTACGTGGGGCATCATCTCGGCGCTGTTCCTGTTCGTGAAGACGCCGACCCAGTTCTACGTGATGCGCTTCCTGCTCGGCCTGGCCGAAGCGGGCTTCTACCCTGGCGTGATCCTGTACCTGACCTACTGGTTCCCGGCCAACCGCCGCGGCAAGATGATCGCGCTGTTCATGTCGGGCATCCCCATCGCGGGCATGTTCGGCAACCCGCTGTCGGGCTGGATCATGGATGCCTTCAACGGCGTGCACGATATGCGCGGCTGGCAATGGATGTTCCTGATCGAGGCGCTGCCCGCGTTTGTGATCGGCGTGGTGACGATCTTCGTGCTGCGCGACGGCATCGACAAGGCGCCGTGGCTCGACGCCGATGAAAAGCGCGTGCTCAAGCGCAATATCGAGGAAGACCAGCGCAACGCCCATAACGCCGCCACCGCCGCCGGCAAGGCCCATGGCCACTCGCTGGGCGCGGTGTTCTCCGACCGCCGCGTGTGGTGGATGTGCCTGATCTACTTCTGCTTCGTCACCGGCCAGTACGCGCTGACCTTCTGGATGCCGACGCTGGTGAAGGCCAGCGGCGTGACCGGAAACCTGAACATCGGCCTGCTGTCGGCGATCCCGTTTATCTGCGCCGTGGTCGTGATGAACATCCTGGGCCACAGCGCCGACGCACGCCGCGAGCGCCGCTGGCACCTGATCGTGCCGGCGCTGATGGGTGCCTTGGGCTTTGCCATTGCTGCCTCGTTCACCAACAATACAACGGTGGCCATCGCCGCACTGTCGCTGGCCGCTGCCGGAGTGCTGACCTGCGCGCCTCTGTTTTGGTCGCTGCCGACCTCGTTCCTGTCGGGCATTGCCGCCGCTTCTGGTATTGCCGTGGTGAATTCGGTCGGCAACCTGGCCGGTTTCGTGTCGCCGTACATGGTCGGCGCGCTGAAGGACATGACACACAGTACGCAGCTGCCCATGTACGTGCTGTCCGCGATCCTGGTCGTCGGCGCCGTGCTGGTGTGGCTGACGCCCGCTAAACTGGTCAACCGTTGA
- a CDS encoding aldolase — translation MNTVVSTESKLREEICRIGASLYQRGYTVGSAGNISARLDDGWLITPTDACLGMLDPAAVAKVATDGSWVSGDKPSKTLTLHRAIYDNNPGAHAVVHTHSTHLVALTLAGVWQPDDVLPPLTPYYVMKVGHIPLIPYHRPGDPAVAARVATLAAQVRGVLLERLGPVVWESSVSRAAFALEELEETAKLWLMMKDAPGFAARAALPDGALAELRDAFQARW, via the coding sequence ATGAACACAGTAGTGAGCACGGAAAGCAAGCTGCGCGAAGAGATCTGCCGCATCGGCGCCAGCCTCTACCAGCGCGGCTATACCGTCGGCTCGGCCGGCAATATCAGCGCACGGCTCGATGACGGCTGGCTGATCACGCCCACCGACGCGTGCCTGGGCATGCTGGACCCGGCCGCGGTCGCCAAGGTGGCCACCGACGGCAGCTGGGTGTCGGGCGACAAGCCCTCCAAGACGCTCACGCTGCATCGCGCGATCTATGACAACAACCCCGGGGCGCACGCCGTGGTGCATACGCACTCGACGCACCTCGTGGCCCTGACGCTGGCCGGTGTCTGGCAACCGGACGACGTACTGCCGCCGCTCACGCCGTACTACGTGATGAAGGTCGGCCATATCCCGCTGATTCCCTACCATCGACCCGGCGACCCGGCGGTGGCCGCGCGCGTGGCCACGCTGGCCGCGCAGGTGCGCGGCGTGCTGCTGGAGCGGCTCGGCCCGGTGGTGTGGGAGTCCAGCGTCTCGCGCGCCGCGTTCGCGCTGGAAGAACTGGAGGAGACCGCCAAGCTATGGCTGATGATGAAAGACGCGCCGGGCTTCGCCGCCCGCGCGGCGCTGCCCGACGGCGCACTGGCTGAGTTGCGCGACGCCTTCCAGGCGCGCTGGTAA
- a CDS encoding HPr kinase yields MTAGTLAHRPLLGCIADDFTGATDLANTLVRNGMRTVQTIGLPDVGAVQDIGEADALVVALKSRTIPAVEAVAQSLAALQWLRAQGCRQFVFKYCSTFDSTDAGNIGPVTDALLAALDSDFTIACPAFPENGRTIFRGHLFVGDVLLNESGMEHHPLTPMTDANLVRVLQRQSKNKVGLLRYDAVARGAQASAERIAALRADGVRMAIADAVSDADLFTLGEACANLPLITGGSGIALGLPENFRRAGLLPQRGDADAVPAIDGPGVVLAGSASRATNGQVARWLEQGRPALRIDPLALARGEAVADVALDFAESHDEPVLVYATSSPDEVKAVQAELGVERAGHLVEQCLATVAAGLLARGTRRFVVAGGETSGAVVQALGVRALRIGAQIAPGVPATVTLGATPLALALKSGNFGGPDFFDEALRQLGGAQ; encoded by the coding sequence ATGACCGCAGGCACCCTCGCCCATCGCCCGCTGCTGGGCTGCATCGCCGACGATTTCACCGGCGCCACCGACCTCGCCAACACGCTGGTGCGCAACGGCATGCGCACCGTGCAGACCATCGGCCTGCCCGACGTGGGCGCGGTGCAGGATATCGGCGAAGCCGATGCGCTGGTGGTGGCGCTCAAATCCCGCACCATCCCCGCCGTGGAGGCCGTGGCGCAGTCGCTGGCCGCGCTGCAGTGGCTGCGCGCGCAGGGCTGCCGCCAGTTCGTGTTCAAGTACTGCTCGACCTTCGATTCGACCGACGCCGGCAATATCGGCCCGGTGACCGACGCGCTGCTGGCCGCGCTGGACAGCGATTTCACGATCGCCTGCCCAGCCTTTCCCGAGAACGGCCGCACCATCTTCCGTGGTCACCTGTTCGTGGGCGATGTGCTGCTGAATGAATCGGGCATGGAGCACCATCCGCTGACGCCGATGACCGACGCCAACCTGGTGCGCGTGCTGCAGCGCCAGAGCAAGAACAAGGTCGGCCTGCTGCGCTACGACGCCGTGGCGCGTGGCGCGCAGGCGAGCGCAGAGCGCATCGCCGCGCTGCGCGCAGACGGCGTGCGCATGGCGATTGCCGATGCGGTGTCCGACGCGGACCTGTTCACGCTGGGCGAGGCCTGCGCCAACCTGCCGCTGATTACCGGCGGCTCCGGCATCGCGCTGGGCCTGCCCGAGAACTTCCGCCGCGCCGGCCTGCTGCCGCAGCGCGGCGACGCCGACGCAGTCCCGGCCATCGACGGCCCGGGCGTGGTGCTAGCCGGTAGCGCCTCGCGCGCGACCAACGGGCAGGTAGCTCGCTGGCTGGAGCAAGGCCGCCCCGCGCTGCGCATCGACCCGCTCGCGCTGGCGCGCGGCGAGGCCGTTGCCGACGTGGCGCTGGACTTTGCCGAAAGTCATGACGAACCTGTGCTGGTCTACGCGACCTCCAGCCCTGATGAGGTCAAGGCCGTGCAGGCCGAGCTGGGCGTCGAGCGCGCCGGCCACCTGGTCGAGCAGTGCCTGGCCACGGTTGCCGCCGGGCTGCTGGCACGTGGCACGCGCCGCTTCGTCGTCGCCGGTGGCGAGACCTCGGGCGCGGTGGTGCAGGCGCTGGGCGTGCGCGCGCTGCGCATCGGCGCGCAGATCGCGCCGGGCGTGCCGGCCACGGTCACGCTGGGCGCGACGCCGCTGGCGCTGGCGCTCAAGTCGGGCAACTTCGGCGGCCCGGACTTCTTTGACGAAGCGCTGCGTCAGCTCGGAGGCGCTCAATGA
- a CDS encoding 3-hydroxyisobutyrate dehydrogenase (K00020: E1.1.1.31, mmsB; 3-hydroxyisobutyrate dehydrogenase [EC:1.1.1.31]): MSRNIGVIGLGAMGYGVAQSLLRAGFNVHACDLRPEVLQRFADAGGVPCASPAELGSRCEVVLTLVVNAQQTEAVLFGANGAAAAMKPGTLVISSATVPPGFAETLGRRLAEQGLLMLDAPVSGGAARAASGEMTMMTSGPAEAYSLAEDVLAAIAGKVYRLGAAHGAGSKVKIINQLLAGVHIAAAAEAMALGLREGVDPDALYDVITHSAGNSWMFENRVPHILKGDYTPLSAVDIFVKDLGMVLDTARNSKFPLPLSAAAHQMFMMASTAGHGGEDDSAVIKIFPGIELPGKAG; this comes from the coding sequence ATGTCCAGGAATATCGGCGTCATCGGCCTTGGTGCCATGGGCTACGGTGTCGCGCAGTCGTTGCTGCGTGCCGGCTTTAACGTGCATGCCTGCGACCTGCGGCCCGAAGTGCTGCAGCGCTTCGCCGATGCGGGCGGCGTGCCGTGCGCCTCGCCCGCCGAACTGGGCAGCCGCTGCGAGGTGGTGCTGACGCTGGTGGTCAACGCGCAGCAGACCGAGGCCGTGCTGTTCGGCGCCAACGGTGCCGCCGCCGCGATGAAGCCTGGCACGTTGGTGATCTCCAGCGCCACGGTGCCGCCGGGCTTTGCCGAGACGCTGGGCCGCCGCCTCGCCGAACAAGGCCTGCTGATGCTGGACGCGCCGGTCTCCGGCGGCGCCGCCCGCGCCGCCAGCGGCGAAATGACCATGATGACCTCCGGCCCGGCCGAGGCCTACTCGCTGGCCGAGGACGTGCTGGCCGCCATCGCCGGCAAGGTGTACCGCCTGGGCGCCGCGCATGGCGCGGGCTCCAAGGTCAAGATCATCAACCAGCTGCTGGCCGGCGTGCATATCGCCGCGGCCGCCGAGGCCATGGCGCTGGGCCTGCGCGAAGGCGTGGACCCGGATGCGCTCTATGACGTGATCACGCACAGCGCAGGCAACTCGTGGATGTTCGAGAACCGCGTGCCCCATATCCTGAAGGGCGACTACACGCCGCTGTCCGCGGTCGACATCTTCGTCAAGGACCTGGGCATGGTGCTCGACACCGCGCGCAACAGCAAATTCCCGCTGCCGCTGTCGGCGGCCGCGCACCAGATGTTCATGATGGCTTCCACCGCCGGCCACGGCGGCGAGGACGATTCGGCCGTGATCAAGATCTTCCCGGGCATCGAACTGCCGGGCAAGGCCGGGTAA
- a CDS encoding GntR family transcriptional regulator (K05799: pdhR; GntR family transcriptional regulator, transcriptional repressor for pyruvate dehydrogenase complex) produces MMTLLPNDPETSVFQKVPARALTDNVAEQLLDKIQGGAFARGDKLPTEAVLSEEFGVSRTVVREAISRLKYEGVVESRQGSGVFVTLQAGIRPLRIDYTDTGTLESVLQIVELRRAIEAEVAAQAAMRRTDASMAAIDAALARLDEEVEQGGDGVAADVAFHRAIAGATGNPYFLKTLEFLSQYLEAATRVTRTNEARRADFSRQVREEHQAIVAAIRAGDPLAARNAAQNHMFNAARRLAQLGADENGEAGDEAGARGASN; encoded by the coding sequence ATGATGACCTTATTACCCAATGACCCGGAGACTTCCGTGTTCCAGAAAGTCCCTGCCCGCGCCCTGACCGACAACGTCGCCGAACAATTGCTGGACAAGATCCAGGGCGGCGCCTTTGCCCGCGGCGACAAGCTGCCGACCGAGGCGGTGCTGTCGGAGGAATTCGGGGTCAGCCGCACCGTGGTGCGCGAGGCGATCTCCCGGCTCAAGTATGAAGGCGTGGTCGAGTCGCGCCAGGGCAGCGGCGTATTCGTCACGCTGCAGGCCGGCATCCGGCCGCTGCGCATCGACTATACCGATACCGGCACGCTGGAATCGGTGCTGCAGATCGTCGAGCTGCGCCGCGCGATCGAGGCCGAGGTGGCCGCGCAGGCCGCCATGCGCCGCACCGATGCGTCGATGGCGGCCATCGACGCCGCGCTGGCGCGCCTCGACGAGGAAGTCGAGCAAGGCGGCGACGGCGTGGCCGCTGACGTGGCCTTCCACCGCGCCATCGCGGGGGCCACCGGCAACCCCTACTTCCTGAAAACGCTGGAATTCCTCAGCCAGTACCTGGAAGCCGCCACGCGCGTGACCCGCACCAACGAGGCGCGCCGCGCCGACTTCTCGCGCCAGGTGCGCGAAGAACACCAGGCCATCGTCGCGGCGATCCGCGCCGGCGATCCGCTGGCCGCGCGCAATGCCGCGCAGAACCATATGTTCAACGCCGCGCGCCGGCTGGCCCAGCTGGGCGCCGATGAAAACGGCGAGGCCGGCGATGAAGCCGGCGCCCGCGGCGCGTCCAACTGA
- a CDS encoding N-acetyltransferase GCN5 (K00680: E2.3.1.-; [EC:2.3.1.-]): MPVTVLICPWSEARERARAIRYTVFVEEQGVPVELEWDEWDEPSWHALALAEDGTPVATGRLLPDGHIGRMAVLASARGTGVGALVLKALMEQAEQLGYPELVLNAQTHAAPFYARVGFAQVGEEFEEAGIPHIEMRKRLAD; encoded by the coding sequence ATGCCAGTCACCGTCCTGATCTGCCCCTGGTCCGAAGCCCGCGAACGCGCGCGCGCCATCCGCTACACCGTTTTCGTCGAGGAGCAGGGCGTGCCGGTGGAGCTGGAATGGGATGAATGGGACGAGCCGAGCTGGCATGCGCTGGCGCTGGCCGAGGACGGCACGCCGGTCGCCACCGGGCGGCTGCTGCCCGACGGCCATATCGGCCGCATGGCCGTGCTGGCAAGCGCGCGCGGCACCGGCGTCGGTGCGCTGGTCTTGAAAGCGCTGATGGAGCAGGCGGAGCAGCTCGGCTATCCGGAACTGGTGCTCAACGCCCAGACCCACGCCGCGCCGTTCTATGCGCGCGTGGGCTTTGCGCAGGTCGGGGAGGAATTCGAAGAGGCCGGCATCCCGCATATCGAGATGCGCAAGCGGCTGGCGGACTGA